A single region of the Sorghum bicolor cultivar BTx623 chromosome 9, Sorghum_bicolor_NCBIv3, whole genome shotgun sequence genome encodes:
- the LOC8077663 gene encoding probable esterase PIR7A, translating into METNGGNGRGNHEEPHPQHHFVLVHGMCHGAWCWYKAATALRRAGHRVTAPDMAGCGAHPARVDEVRSFEEYSRPLLDAVAALPPGERAVLVGHSHGGCSVALAAERFPDKVAAVVFVAASMPAVGRSMAAATTDEFIKFIGAKPDFFLDTKVLHQENPNIPGRPVIFGPKFTAQRLYQLSPPEDLTLALSLIRPANRFDEDALMKDEKLLTEAGYGSARRVFVVVEDDLGIPAEFQRRMIAQSPGVEVETTTAGGGADHMAMLSRPEELVDLLLRIAAIHGERDDM; encoded by the exons ATGGAGACCAACGGCGGCAACGGGCGTGGCAACCACGAGGAGCCCCATCCGCAGCACCACTTCGTGCTGGTGCACGGCATGTGCCACGGCGCGTGGTGCTGGTACAAGGCGGCCACGGCGCTGCGTCGCGCGGGCCACCGCGTGACGGCGCCGGACATGGCCGGCTGCGGCGCGCACCCGGCGCGCGTCGACGAGGTGCGCAGCTTCGAGGAGTACTCCCGCCCGCTGCTGGACGCGGTGGCGGCGCTGCCGCCCGGCGAGCGCGCCGTGCTCGTCGGGCACAGCCACGGCGGATGCAGCGTCGCGCTCGCCGCCGAGAGGTTCCCGGACAAGGTCGCCGCGGTCGTGTTCGTGGCCGCGTCCATGCCGGCCGTCGGccgctccatggccgccgcgACCACCGACGAG TTTATCAAGTTTATTGGAGCAAAGCCAGACTTCTTCCTAGACACCAAGGTGCTGCACCAAGAGAACCCTAACATTCCTGGACGCCCTGTTATCTTCGGGCCCAAGTTCACAGCCCAGAGGCTGTATCAATTAAGTCCACCAGAG GACTTGACGCTGGCCTTGTCGCTGATCCGGCCGGCGAACCGGTTCGACGAGGACGCGCTGATGAAGGACGAGAAGCTGCTGACGGAGGCGGGATACGGGTCGGCGAGGCGCGTGTTCGTCGTGGTGGAGGACGACCTCGGCATCCCGGCGGAGTTCCAGCGCCGCATGATCGCGCAGAGCCCCGGCGTCGAGGTGGAGACGACGACAGCTGGCGGCGGGGCCGACCACATGGCCATGCTGTCCAGGCCAGAGGAGCTGGTCGACCTCCTCCTCAGGATCGCCGCCATCCACGGAGAGCGTGATGACATGTGA